Below is a window of Nocardia asteroides DNA.
GCTCGGCACGGTCGTCGCCGTGCGCGCCGCCGCCCGGCATCCGGAACGGGTCACCGGTCTGGTGCTCACCGCCGGGCTGGCCGCGCCCGACAACCGCGCCCGGCTGGCGGTGCGGGCCTGGCAGGATCTGCTGGCGCGCGGAGCGTACGAGAGCTTCGCGCGGCTGGTCCTGCTGACCGGTTTCTCGACCGAGTTCGTCAACGCGCTGCCCGCGTCGGCGATCGACGAGCTGGTCGCGCAGACCGCCGCCGCGATCCCGGGCGGCACGCGGCAGCAGGCGGCACTGATCGAGACGGTCGACACCACCGCCGACCTGGCCGGCATCGCGGTACCGACGCTGATCGTGAACACGACCGCGGATCTGCTCGTCGATCCCGCCAACTCGCGCGCGCTGGCCGCCGCGATCCCCGGCGCCGAGTACACCGAGATCGACGCGGGCCACGTGGTCATGGCCGAGCGGCCCGACGCGTGGCGAAAGGTGCTGCTGGACTTCCTGTCCCGGCGCGGGCTCTAACCGAGAGTCCGCAGCCGCGGCCACACCTGCGACCACGGCCGCACCGGGTCCCGGCAGACGAACAGCGGCGCGCCCTGCTCGTCGTTGTCGATGCCGAGTCCGTTGTCGAGCATGCCCGCCGGCTCGACCACCGCACACAGGTCGGCGAGTCGCTCGCGCTGGATGCCGACGGTGAGCACCGTGGTCGCGGAGTCGGGCGGCGGGCCCCACCAGCCGTACGCGTTGTGGCCCGAATACGGTGTCGGCAGCCCGTATTCGGCGCCATAGCGTTCGACGGCACCGGCTTCGCCGTAGTTCGCGGTGAGGATCGCCGCGTCGGGCGGCCGGGCTGCCGCGATCTGCGCGACCACCCGTGGCCAGCCGATCGTCTCGCCCGCGTCGTAGTTCACCGCGAGCACCGGCGAGTCCGGCACCGCGGCCACCGGCAGGACCGGCAGGAACAGCACGGCCGACAGCGCCGCGTTCACCGCGAGCACCGAACCCACCGCCGCCCAGCGCTTCCGGTGACTGTCGAGCGCCGCGGCGAGCCCGACCGAGCCGGCCGCGAGCAGCACCGGATACATCCCGCCGAGGTAGTACGCCTTCCCACCGGCCGCGAGGAACAGCCCGAACAGCAGGCCGTAGGCGAGCGGGAACGCCCGATATCGCGAGCGCCACAGCCGCCACAGCCCGTACCCCCACAGCGGCACCAGCAGCGGACCGAACAGCCCGAACTGCAGGAGCACGAACATGATCGGCGAATCCGAGGTGCCCGACGACCCGCCCGCGATCGCCCGGCTCAGCGTCCACTGCGGCCAGCCATTGCCCGCCTGCCACCACAGGTACGGCGCCGCGAGTACCGCCGCGATCCCGATCGCGGCCGCGAAATACCTGGTGGCGAACATTTTTCGCGCATCTGTCAGCAGGACGGCGGCCACCAGCGCGCCGATCGGGACGACGATCAGCACCTTGTTCTGCACCCCGAGCCCGGCCACCGCGCCCACCGCGAGCCACCACCGCGGGTCGGCGCCGCCGAGCAACTTCAGCACCAGCAGGCAGATCAGCGACCAGGCGGCCAGGTCGAACACCGTGGTCCCGAACAGGTGCCCGGCGGCCTGCGTCAGCGACGCGCCCGCCACCGCGGCCGCCGCCAGCGCCCGCGCGCCACGGCCACCACCCAGCTGTTTCGCCATCAGTCCGGCACACACCACGACGAAGGTCGCGGCGGCGACCGCGGGCAGCCGTAATACCCACAGCGCATCGGGGTCGATGGCCGACATCAGCCGGGCCAGCGCGGGCGTCAGCGGCGGCTGATCGGGATACCCCCAGTCCAGCCGCCGTCCGGCGGCCAGGAAGTACAACTCGTCACGGTGGTAGCCATAGCGCGTCGTGGTGATCGACAGAACCACGGCGAAAACCGACGCGATTGCGGTCACTCGTCCAGAATGACACGGAATCGCCGATTTCCCGGACATCGACGAGCTTCTTACTCCGGAGTAAGATAGTCTTACCGAGGAGTAAGATAGCTGGGGTCCCCAACGCCCCGACAGCCGAGGAAATCAGGTGATGATGAGCACTCGAGACAGCGCGACGAAGCGACGTCCGAACGACACGTCCGCAGTCGGCCTCAGCCAGCCCAAGCGGGACTGGATGGGCACGGCGATGCGCGCTTTGACGACCATTACCGGGTCGGAGCTCGCCGAGAAGTACAACCTGCGCAAGCCCATCGAACGCGTCACCTACGAGGGCACCAAGACCGGGTTCCGCACCCTGGGCGCGGCCACCCGCACCTTCGCCAAGGTCACCGGCGGCGGCCAGCCCAAGCGCCTGCCCGACAACGAGTCCAAGACCAAGGACTACTTCGACCTCACCCCGTCCGACGAGCAGCAGATGATCGTCGAGACCGTGAAGGACTTCGCCGGCGAGATCCTGCGCCCGGCCGCCTACGAGGCCGACAACGCGGCCAAGGCCCCGCGCGACCTGCTCGAGCGCGCCGCCGAACTCGGCATCACCCTGATCAATGTCCCCGAGGAGCTCGAGGGCGCGGCGGGCGAACGTGGCGCCGTCACCAACTCGCTGGTGGCCGAGGCCCTCGCGCACGGCGACATGGGCCTGGCCCTGCCGATCCTGGCGCCCAGCGGCGTCGCGGTCGCGCTGTCGCAGTGGGGCACCGACGCGCAGCAGCAGACCTACCTGCCCGCCTTCACCGGCGAGAACGTGCCGCAGGCCTCGGTCGTCATCAGCGAGCCGCGCGCGCTGTTCGACCCGTTCGCCCTGCAGACCAAGGCCACCCGCTCCCCCAGCGGCTTCCGCCTCAACGGCGTGAAGAGCCTGGTCCCGGCCGCCGCCGACGCCGAGCTGTTCATCGTGGCCGCCGAGCTCGACGGCCGCCCCGCGCTGTTCATCGTCGAGTCCGACACCGCGGGCCTGTCCGTGGAGGCCGACCCGAGCATGGGTCTGCGCGCCGCGGGCCTGGGCCGGCTGATCCTGGACAACGTGGCCGTCGGCGCCGAGGCCGTGCTCGGCGACGGTGACGCCAAGACCCGCGCGCAGGAGTACACCGACGCGGTGCAGCTGGCCCGCCTCGGCTGGTCCTCGCTCGCCATCGGCACCGGCCAGGCCGTGCTCGACTACGTGATCCCGTACGTGAACGAGCGCGAGGCGTTCGGCGAGCCGATCTCGCACCGGCAGGCGGTCGCGTTCATGGTCGCCAACATGGCGATTGAGCTCGACGGCCTGCGGCTGGTGACCCTGCGTGGCGCCTCCCGCGCGGAGCAGGGCCTGTCGTTCGGTCGCGAGGCGGCGCTGGCGCGCAAGCTGGCCACCGACAAGGGCATGCAGATCGGCCTGGACGGCGTGCAGCTGCTCGGCGGTCACGGCTTCACCAAGGAACACCCGGTCGAGCGGTGGTACCGCGACCTGCGAGCCGTCGGCGTTGCCGAGGGCGTGGTGCTGGTCTAGTCGGTCCGTCTTCGATACCCAGGAGAATTCCATGATCAATCTCGAACTCCCCAAGAAGCTGAAGGCGAGCGCCAACCAGGCCCACCAGGTCGCCTCCCAGATCTTCCGTCCCATCTCGCGCAAGTACGACCTCGCCGAGCACGCGTACCCGGTCGAGCTCGACACCATGGCCGCCATGGTCGAAGGGCTGGCCGACTCCGGCACCCAGAAGATCGGTGGCGCCGCGGGCGGCCGCAACGACGAGGCGGGCGAGACCGACATCCTCGCCAACGCCAACGGCGGCAACATGTCCGCGCTGCTCAACGCGCTCGAGACCTCGTGGGGCGATGTCGGCCTGATGCTGACCATCCCCTACCAGGGCCTGGGCAACGCCGCGATCGCCGCGGTCGCCACCGACGAGCAGCTGGCCCGCTTCGGCAAGGTGTGGGCCTCGATGGCCATCACCGAGCCGTCCTTCGGGTCGGACTCGGCCGCGGTCACCACCACCGCCGTCCTCGACGGTGACGAGTGGGTCCTCAACGGCGAGAAGATCTTCGTCACCGCCGGTGAGCGCTCCACCCACATCGTGGTGTGGGCCTCGGTCGACAAGAGCCTGGGTCGCGCGGCGATCAAGTCCTTCGTCGTCCCGCGCGACGCTCCGGGCCTGTCGGTGGCGCGGCTCGAGCACAAGCTCGGCATCAAGGCCTCCGACACCGCCGTGCTGCTGCTGCAGGACTGCCGCATTCCCGCGGACAACATCCTGGGCTCGCCGGAAGTGAACGTGGAGAAGGGTTTCGCGGGGGTCATGCAGACCTTCGACAACACCCGCCCGCTGGTGGCCGCCATGGCCATCGGTGTCGCCCGCGCCGCGCTCGAGGAACTGCGCACCATCCTCACCGAGGCCGGTGTCGAGATCTCCTACGACACCCCCGCGATGAACCAGCACGCCGCCGCGGCCGAATTCCTGCGCATGGAAGCCGATTACGAGTCGGCCTACCTGCTGGCCCTGCGCGCCGCCTGGATGGCCGACAACAAGAAGCCGAACTCGCTCGAGGCTTCCATGTCCAAGGCCAAGGCGGGCCGCACCGGCACCGACGTCACCCTCAAGGCCGTCGAACTCGCCGGCACCGTGGGTTACTCGCAGCGCCTGCTCCTGGAGAAGTGGGGCCGCGACTCGAAGATCCTCGACATCTTCGAAGGCACCCAGCAGATCCAGCAGCTGATCGTGGCTCGCCGGGTCCTCGGCAAGACCAGCGCCGAGCTCAAGTGAGCTGCTAGACAACAGAAATCCGGTGCGAGTCGACTTGCCGACTCGCACCGGATTTTTCTTTATGGTGGCTGGTCGTGTCGATCCGGTGCCGGTCGGCGGATCCAGTAATGACGCCGATACCTTCGACGCCGAATACCGAGTATTGACCGGATCTTCCGGGTTTGTCAGCATGGCTGTCGTGATGATTCTTCGACGAAAGGCCGATGGCGCGTAAGGCGCCGGGCCGCGTTCGTGCCGACAGGCCTCGCTCCGCGCGGGGCGAGTCCGGCACGAACCGACGTGTGGTTTCAGGGGTTTCCGCGCGGGCACAGCGCGAGATAGCCGATTTCGAGGATGCCCGATGGTGGCCGGGGGCGGTCGGCGAGGCGATGGCGGGCTGGGTGGCCGTCGCGCACGGACCGCGCCGACGGCTGCGCGAGGCGCGCTGGGACGGTGGCTGTGGAGAGCCGGGATGCTGTCCCTCCGTGAACAATTCGCGTGATGTGCTCGAGCAGGCGCTTCGGGTGCTGTCACGCGGTGCCGCGCGGGAGTTGCGGGCACTGATCCGCCCGCTCGACGAGCGATTCCTCGCCCGCACGCACCCCGATCCGCACGCCGCGGCCGACGAACCGTGGTGGCGGCGGCGCTGCTGAGGCCTACGGGGCCGGGCGGCCGGTGGCTACCAGGAGGAGATCCAGGGCGGGAGCCTCGATTTCGGTGGGGCCGGGGCCCTGGGTCCAGGTGGTGTCGGTGGCGGTGAGGCGGGTGCGGCGCAGGCGGGTGCGGGCGCCGTAGAAGCGGCTGGCCATAACGTGATCCAGGCAGGCCAGGACGGTGTCGGTGGGGGCGGTGCAGGTGCGGCCCAGCGGGCGGGCGATGTCCTGGCCGTGGACGATGAGGTCCACCAGCGGGTCGATGGGGGCGGCGCCGGGAGCACGGCGGGTGGAGTCGGCGGCGGCGCGCAGCTGGGTGATCAGGTCGGCCGGGGTGTGGCGGGCGGCGTAGTCGGTGGCCAGGCGGGCCGTCATCCGGTTCCAGTCGCCCCTGGCGCGGATCAGGCCGACGACGGTGTCGCGGACCGTGTCGGTGGAGGTGACGTGGGCGAGGACGTCGTGCACGGTCCAGCCGGCGCACGCGGACGGCCGCGCCCACTCGTCCGGGCCGAGGGTGTCGAGGAAATCGGCGAGGTCGAGCCGTTCGGCGCGCAGCCACGCCTGGATCCGGTCGCGGTCCATGGTCACTCCTGGGGTCGGTGATCTACCCACAGTGACGACCCGGCCGCGCCGGATTCATCGGTCACAGCGCGGTGGTGTCGTCCAGATGCAGCCTGCGATCGAGCCGGTGCGGGTTCACGTCGAGAAGTTTGCGATCCCATTTCCCCAGGTCGGCGGCCGCGGCGTAGGTGGTGTCGAGGAAGTGCAGCAGGGTCGCGTCGGGGTCCTCGCTCTGGCGGACCACCTCGTACGGGAGGACGAATTCGCCCAGCGTGGAATCCCAGGCGGCGCCTTCGGGACCGGCGGGCTCGCCGGAGTAACCGTCGGGGGCGGGATAGGAGTAGGCGTAGAACGTGCCCTCGGCGCCACCCGCCCAGAAACCGGCGCTGGCGCATTCCCGCGAGTACGCCTCTTCCATGACCCAGTCCGCGCAGTTCGGCGCGCCGCCCGGATGCAGCGGCGCGCTGCGGCCGGAGAAGCGGGTGCAGGCCAGGTCGAGCGATCCCCAGAAGACGTGCACCGGACTCGACTTCCCGGCGAACCCGGCCCGCCAGAGCCCGAAGACGCGCTGGATCTGGACCAGCTGCTGCCAGAACGTATGCACCGCGTCGCCGTCGTAGGAGCGGTGCGTGGTGTCCTCGGCGAACGGGATCGCCGGGTCCACCTCGTTGGGTGAGGCCTCGATGTCGACCACGATGTCCAGGCGCCCCAGCACATGGCCGAGTTCGGCGTAGAAGTCGGCGACGGTGCGTGGCCGCAGCGCGACGGTGGCGTGCCGGCCGTCGCTGGTCCGCAGCACCAGTTCGTGGTCGGTGAAGTCGAATTCGATGTCGAGCAACCGCCCGTCGACGGGAATCGCGCCGGTGGCCAGGCCGCGCGCGTTCACCGCGAAGGTGACGTTCCACCAGTGGTTGACCAGCGGTGTGCCCGCCATCTTCAGCTTGCCGATGATCTGGGTCCACATGTGCAGCGTGTCGCGGGTATCGATCCAGGAGTCCACGCGCAGCGCGGGCCAGACGGCCTTCGCCGGAGTCAGGTGGGGCATCGCGATCCTCGCTCTCTCGGCGCGTGACCGACGTGGGCCCGCCCGTTCACTGGCAGCCAGGAGCTGGCTGACTGGTCAACCGTCCGACACGTTCTGCGATGCCTCATCGTACGTCGACCCAGGTAGGGCGCGCAGCAACCGCATGTCAGCGCCCGTACAGTTGCCTGAGACTCCGAGTCCCATATAAAGTGAGATGCGCGCCACCCCGAAGGAGACGTCGCCGATGCTGTCAACCACGCTCAAGAACACCGCAACCGATCCCGAGTACCACGAGATCCTGCGCAACCTGTCCGAAGGCTCGGTGAACCGGCACTTCGATCCCTATGTCGACATCGACTGGGACGCACCGGAATTCGCCGTGCACGCCGATGACCCGCGCTGGATCATGCCGGAGGAGGACCCGCTGGGCCGCCACCCCTGGTACAAGGCGCAGCCGGTCGAGCGCCAGATCGCCATGGGCATGTGGCGTCAGGCGGGGATCGCCAAGGTCGGCCTGGATTTCGAGCAGCTGCTGATCCGCGGGCTGATGCAGTACCTGGTCTCGGTCCCCAATGGTGATCCGGAGTTCCGGTACGTCACCCACGAGGCGGCCGAAGAGTGCAACCACACGATGATGTTCCAGGAGATGATCAACCGCATCGGCTACCGCGATGTGGTCGGCATGGGCAGCATCGACCGCAAGCTGACGATGGCGATCTGGCCCGCGGTGAAGTACTTCCCGGAGCTGTTCTTCACGATGATCCTCGGCGGCGAGGAGCCGATCGATCACCTGCAGAAGTCGCTGCTGCGCGCCGGAGTCGACCTGCATCCGATGGTGCAGCGGGTGATGCAGATCCATGTGGCCGAGGAAGCCAGGCACATCTCGTTCGCGCACGAGTACCTGCGCCGCAATGTGCCCGGGATGAACCCGATCACCAAGGGTGTGCTGTCGGTGGCCTTCCCCATCGCCATGCGGGTGATGCTCGACATGATCATGACGCCGCCCAAGGAATTCGTGGAGAAGTTCGACATCCCCGCCGAGGTGATGCGCGAGGCGTACTGGGGCGGCGAGGAGTCGCAGACCACCATGCGCAACATCTTCGGCGACGTGCGCGCCCTGGCCACCAACAGCGGCATGATGAACCCGGTCGCCAAGCTCACCTGGCGGCTGCTCGGCATCGACGGCCCGGTCACCCGGTACCGCAGCGAGCCCGCGCGCAAGGTCGCCTGAGACCACCGCCGACGCCCGCCGGACCCCGGGTTCCGGCGGGCGCCCGCTTTCCGGGCCGGACTGTACACACCGATGTACAGTGGACTATGGCCGATTATGAAACTGTGCCGCTGACCGAATTACGGGGCCAGCTCGGTAGTGTCTTCGACGGGGTCTCCGCGAGCGGACGCCCGGTGATCGTGACGCGGGAGGGGAAGGAATTGGTCGCGGTGGTACCAGCCGAGGTGTTGCGGCACGGGGCATTGCCCCCCGCCTACTTCAACGACGACCTGCGCGAGCAGATCCTGGGCGGCCTCGACGACCGCATCAAACAGCATTCGGCCGACGAGATCGCCGACGCCGAGGCGAAACTCGACTCCCTCATGAGCGCACTGGACGGCACGGGCGCGGGCCTGCGGTGAGCGTCGCCGACCACACCGCGCTCACCTCGCTGGCCCGCTCGCCCCTGTTCGGCCAGGTGATCATGCGCCAGTTCACCCAGCAGCGCCGGATCATGGTGGTGCCCACCGTGAGTCTGATGGCCGCGATGCGCGCCGTCGACAACATCGACGAACTGGGCCGACTGCTCGACAACCGCGTCGCGGTGCGCTGGGCCGAACTCGACGCCGCCACCGCGATCCGCACCGGCACCACCGTGCCTATGGCCGACGACCACACCGAATGGCCGCTGGTCGCGCCCGTCGTCTTCACCGCGCAGCACCTGGACATGCCGGTGCTGACCGCCAAGCCGGAGCTGTATCGCGGGTACAAGGTGCAGATCGCGCCGATGCCGTAGGGCCGGTGCCCGCGCGCGGCGGCGCTGTCGGTTACCGTGCACGCAGCGACCGAGTAGTCGCGCGGCCCAGGCGGTATGACCGGGGGCCTGCTTCCTGAGCGAACGAATCACCAGAAAGAGCAGTACCAGGAACACTCGAGGAGAGCTGGTTATGCATCATCTGAGTTTCATGCGTCGCTTCACCACCGCGGTGGCCGCCACCTCGGCCGCCGTCGCCGTCGTCTTCGCGGCCCCCGCGGTCGCCGAACCGGCACCGCAGACCACCGTCGACGTGGCCGCGGCCGTGGCCCAGCTGCGCACGACCGTCGCGGACAACCCGGGCGCGCTCGCCGCCCTGGACAAGCTGGTCGAGAAGGGCACGGTCGAGGTCGCGCTGCCCGCCCAGCCGTTCCAGATCCCGGCCACCTCCGACATCGGCCAGAACGGCGCCGGCGCCGGCGTGTACGGCTCCGGCATCGCGCTCGACATCGACGGCTTCCGGATGGGCTTCTTCGGCGGCCCCGGCACCATCTCGCCCAACCAGGGCGGAGCCAAGCTCGAGGTCATGTGGCTGAATCTGACCAGCGGCCAGAGCGGCACCGCGGTGCTCACCGAGCACCAGGACGTGCCGGTGGACACCACCATCCGTTCCGCGCCGCTGAACACCGGCGGCGGCCTGGTCGTGGCCGCGGTCTTCGGCAACCTGTGGCACCGCTGGTCGGTGCCGGTCGACGAGGCGCACCCGGACGGCTACGCCTACCAGCTGGGCACCATCCAGCAGCCGTCCTTCGGCGCCGTCACCCGCTAGTCCCCCACCGAGCGCACCCCGGAACCCCGACGGGTCCGGGGTGCGTTCGCGTGGACGACTGCAGCGCAACGGGTTCGCGGTGGCGTAGGTTTGCCGCGTGGATCTGGTCGACCGACTCGAAGAACTGGAACGGCGGGTTGCCGCCCTGGAGAACGCACGGCCCGGCGGCGGTGACGCCGACCTGCCGTGGGCGGTGGCGCGGCTGCGGCAAGAATTCGACGCGGGCGGCGTGCGCAACGGCGGTGTCCTGCTGGCCGGCGCGCTGCAACTGCCCACCGGCGAACGGCTGGACTGGCAGGCGCAATTCGCCACCGACGCCATCGTGGACGATGTCTG
It encodes the following:
- a CDS encoding acyl-CoA dehydrogenase family protein, translated to MMSTRDSATKRRPNDTSAVGLSQPKRDWMGTAMRALTTITGSELAEKYNLRKPIERVTYEGTKTGFRTLGAATRTFAKVTGGGQPKRLPDNESKTKDYFDLTPSDEQQMIVETVKDFAGEILRPAAYEADNAAKAPRDLLERAAELGITLINVPEELEGAAGERGAVTNSLVAEALAHGDMGLALPILAPSGVAVALSQWGTDAQQQTYLPAFTGENVPQASVVISEPRALFDPFALQTKATRSPSGFRLNGVKSLVPAAADAELFIVAAELDGRPALFIVESDTAGLSVEADPSMGLRAAGLGRLILDNVAVGAEAVLGDGDAKTRAQEYTDAVQLARLGWSSLAIGTGQAVLDYVIPYVNEREAFGEPISHRQAVAFMVANMAIELDGLRLVTLRGASRAEQGLSFGREAALARKLATDKGMQIGLDGVQLLGGHGFTKEHPVERWYRDLRAVGVAEGVVLV
- a CDS encoding DUF5996 family protein → MPHLTPAKAVWPALRVDSWIDTRDTLHMWTQIIGKLKMAGTPLVNHWWNVTFAVNARGLATGAIPVDGRLLDIEFDFTDHELVLRTSDGRHATVALRPRTVADFYAELGHVLGRLDIVVDIEASPNEVDPAIPFAEDTTHRSYDGDAVHTFWQQLVQIQRVFGLWRAGFAGKSSPVHVFWGSLDLACTRFSGRSAPLHPGGAPNCADWVMEEAYSRECASAGFWAGGAEGTFYAYSYPAPDGYSGEPAGPEGAAWDSTLGEFVLPYEVVRQSEDPDATLLHFLDTTYAAAADLGKWDRKLLDVNPHRLDRRLHLDDTTAL
- a CDS encoding glycosyltransferase family 39 protein, whose product is MTAIASVFAVVLSITTTRYGYHRDELYFLAAGRRLDWGYPDQPPLTPALARLMSAIDPDALWVLRLPAVAAATFVVVCAGLMAKQLGGGRGARALAAAAVAGASLTQAAGHLFGTTVFDLAAWSLICLLVLKLLGGADPRWWLAVGAVAGLGVQNKVLIVVPIGALVAAVLLTDARKMFATRYFAAAIGIAAVLAAPYLWWQAGNGWPQWTLSRAIAGGSSGTSDSPIMFVLLQFGLFGPLLVPLWGYGLWRLWRSRYRAFPLAYGLLFGLFLAAGGKAYYLGGMYPVLLAAGSVGLAAALDSHRKRWAAVGSVLAVNAALSAVLFLPVLPVAAVPDSPVLAVNYDAGETIGWPRVVAQIAAARPPDAAILTANYGEAGAVERYGAEYGLPTPYSGHNAYGWWGPPPDSATTVLTVGIQRERLADLCAVVEPAGMLDNGLGIDNDEQGAPLFVCRDPVRPWSQVWPRLRTLG
- a CDS encoding AurF N-oxygenase family protein, which encodes MLSTTLKNTATDPEYHEILRNLSEGSVNRHFDPYVDIDWDAPEFAVHADDPRWIMPEEDPLGRHPWYKAQPVERQIAMGMWRQAGIAKVGLDFEQLLIRGLMQYLVSVPNGDPEFRYVTHEAAEECNHTMMFQEMINRIGYRDVVGMGSIDRKLTMAIWPAVKYFPELFFTMILGGEEPIDHLQKSLLRAGVDLHPMVQRVMQIHVAEEARHISFAHEYLRRNVPGMNPITKGVLSVAFPIAMRVMLDMIMTPPKEFVEKFDIPAEVMREAYWGGEESQTTMRNIFGDVRALATNSGMMNPVAKLTWRLLGIDGPVTRYRSEPARKVA
- a CDS encoding acyl-CoA dehydrogenase family protein encodes the protein MINLELPKKLKASANQAHQVASQIFRPISRKYDLAEHAYPVELDTMAAMVEGLADSGTQKIGGAAGGRNDEAGETDILANANGGNMSALLNALETSWGDVGLMLTIPYQGLGNAAIAAVATDEQLARFGKVWASMAITEPSFGSDSAAVTTTAVLDGDEWVLNGEKIFVTAGERSTHIVVWASVDKSLGRAAIKSFVVPRDAPGLSVARLEHKLGIKASDTAVLLLQDCRIPADNILGSPEVNVEKGFAGVMQTFDNTRPLVAAMAIGVARAALEELRTILTEAGVEISYDTPAMNQHAAAAEFLRMEADYESAYLLALRAAWMADNKKPNSLEASMSKAKAGRTGTDVTLKAVELAGTVGYSQRLLLEKWGRDSKILDIFEGTQQIQQLIVARRVLGKTSAELK
- a CDS encoding type II toxin-antitoxin system Phd/YefM family antitoxin; translation: MADYETVPLTELRGQLGSVFDGVSASGRPVIVTREGKELVAVVPAEVLRHGALPPAYFNDDLREQILGGLDDRIKQHSADEIADAEAKLDSLMSALDGTGAGLR
- a CDS encoding PIN domain-containing protein, encoding MSVADHTALTSLARSPLFGQVIMRQFTQQRRIMVVPTVSLMAAMRAVDNIDELGRLLDNRVAVRWAELDAATAIRTGTTVPMADDHTEWPLVAPVVFTAQHLDMPVLTAKPELYRGYKVQIAPMP
- a CDS encoding maleylpyruvate isomerase family mycothiol-dependent enzyme gives rise to the protein MDRDRIQAWLRAERLDLADFLDTLGPDEWARPSACAGWTVHDVLAHVTSTDTVRDTVVGLIRARGDWNRMTARLATDYAARHTPADLITQLRAAADSTRRAPGAAPIDPLVDLIVHGQDIARPLGRTCTAPTDTVLACLDHVMASRFYGARTRLRRTRLTATDTTWTQGPGPTEIEAPALDLLLVATGRPAP
- a CDS encoding alpha/beta fold hydrolase, producing MTTIPLQTTVHGSGPGIVLAHGAGGAIESNFSVVLADLAAAHTVVASDYPADDTVLDLDALADALVAAAVDAGVPTFTVVGFSLGTVVAVRAAARHPERVTGLVLTAGLAAPDNRARLAVRAWQDLLARGAYESFARLVLLTGFSTEFVNALPASAIDELVAQTAAAIPGGTRQQAALIETVDTTADLAGIAVPTLIVNTTADLLVDPANSRALAAAIPGAEYTEIDAGHVVMAERPDAWRKVLLDFLSRRGL